A part of Bacillus thuringiensis genomic DNA contains:
- a CDS encoding LamG-like jellyroll fold domain-containing protein, which translates to MDRTALRKVKGLIGLFMVFVLAFVSFPWSTSVKAEEKKQEKAPSEKKIVFPVVSDVHIKNSGTDDTFRWKRAIEQLNTLAPKQDAFVIVGDFTDSGSVQQYDRFMQVYNENANKDAVRMNSLGNHDYWNGLSVEGAQKRFLEKTGMESIYYHKVVKGYHFLVMSPEDGTTHGYYSDKQINWLKEEMAKAQKDDPEKPIFVFLHQHIKDTVYGSQEWGTKDSAKINEVLKQYPQVITFSGHSHYPLDDPRSIHQKDFTSVGTSSVSYMEVEGGKVQGNIPPGASTLSQGLLVEVDDKEVTINRRDFHTNSWTGEPWKIQLPSKKETFTHVEDRDKEKPYFAKDAKLAVSNVTENAVTVTFQQALDNLLVHSYRVQARDKQTGEIKNKLLAFSEFYRDPVPKELTFTLAGLDGGKTYTLEVVAIDSFGNESVQPLTAEITTKKDNIDPNVKVPKADVFDVNFADGTFKDNSSFGTKGDVKGNVTIEYDKALKKNVMKLNGKANTFGFLPFSAAQKEKVANTFTLETVFSMNEIRGQGILQNTESGGIGFESTGSGYVELWAHIGGSYKRVGVQLEANKTYHLTGTYNGSEVAIYVDGKKVNSQPATGKVYHPNVPFALGADPDSNGNGGIPLNGQIALAKLYSKALSSSEVLAAYNEFSNRTKLEEVNALYEELGKVKEVLAGTYEFGDKPGQYSKEAFQELEKSYNNAKQAFENVGSTGEKIVQAYNELKTANVTFIQSKVVEQPKTPKEKLQINIESAKAVVKKAQSTNVTDGSVKSLSQKITVAESVLKDAKVKDAQVETMNRTMEYAISLVEKSINK; encoded by the coding sequence GTGGACAGAACTGCTTTACGAAAAGTAAAAGGCCTTATTGGATTATTCATGGTTTTTGTATTAGCATTCGTATCATTTCCGTGGAGTACATCAGTCAAAGCGGAAGAGAAGAAGCAAGAAAAGGCACCAAGTGAAAAGAAGATAGTTTTTCCAGTTGTAAGTGATGTACATATTAAAAATAGTGGAACGGATGATACGTTTCGCTGGAAACGAGCAATCGAGCAACTTAATACACTTGCACCTAAACAAGATGCGTTCGTAATTGTGGGAGATTTTACTGATTCAGGATCGGTACAACAATATGATCGTTTCATGCAAGTATATAATGAAAATGCAAATAAAGATGCCGTGCGAATGAACTCTCTTGGTAACCATGATTATTGGAATGGTTTATCTGTAGAAGGAGCACAGAAACGATTCTTAGAAAAAACAGGTATGGAATCGATTTACTATCATAAAGTGGTGAAAGGGTATCACTTCCTTGTAATGTCTCCAGAGGATGGGACAACTCATGGATATTATTCAGACAAGCAAATTAATTGGTTAAAAGAAGAGATGGCAAAAGCGCAAAAAGATGATCCAGAAAAACCAATTTTCGTATTTTTACACCAACATATTAAAGATACAGTATACGGTAGCCAAGAATGGGGAACGAAAGATAGTGCGAAAATTAATGAGGTATTAAAACAATACCCACAGGTTATTACGTTTTCAGGTCATTCACATTATCCGTTAGATGATCCAAGATCGATTCATCAAAAAGACTTTACATCAGTTGGTACATCTTCTGTAAGCTATATGGAAGTTGAAGGTGGTAAAGTACAAGGAAATATCCCGCCAGGAGCTAGTACATTAAGCCAAGGTTTATTAGTAGAAGTAGATGATAAAGAAGTAACGATTAATCGCCGTGATTTCCATACGAATTCTTGGACAGGCGAACCGTGGAAAATCCAGTTGCCATCAAAGAAAGAAACTTTTACACATGTAGAAGATCGTGATAAAGAAAAACCATACTTTGCAAAAGATGCAAAGCTTGCTGTATCCAATGTAACAGAAAATGCAGTAACAGTAACATTCCAGCAAGCGTTGGACAACCTTCTTGTTCATTCTTACCGTGTACAAGCGAGAGATAAGCAAACGGGAGAAATAAAGAATAAATTGTTGGCATTCTCAGAGTTTTATCGTGATCCAGTACCAAAAGAGCTGACATTTACACTTGCCGGATTAGATGGTGGGAAAACATATACACTGGAAGTCGTTGCAATTGATTCATTCGGCAATGAAAGTGTACAACCATTAACGGCAGAAATTACTACGAAAAAAGATAATATTGACCCGAATGTGAAAGTACCAAAGGCGGATGTTTTTGATGTGAACTTTGCAGATGGTACATTTAAAGACAATTCATCATTTGGTACAAAAGGTGATGTTAAAGGCAATGTGACTATTGAATATGATAAAGCATTGAAAAAGAATGTTATGAAGCTAAACGGAAAAGCAAATACATTTGGATTTCTTCCGTTTTCAGCAGCACAAAAAGAGAAAGTAGCAAACACGTTTACGTTAGAAACTGTATTTTCAATGAATGAAATCCGTGGGCAAGGTATTTTACAAAATACAGAGAGCGGCGGAATTGGCTTTGAATCTACAGGAAGTGGATATGTTGAATTATGGGCTCATATTGGCGGTAGCTATAAGCGTGTTGGCGTTCAATTAGAGGCAAATAAAACGTACCACTTAACTGGAACGTATAATGGAAGTGAAGTAGCCATTTACGTAGATGGTAAAAAAGTAAATAGCCAGCCAGCTACAGGGAAAGTATATCACCCGAACGTACCATTTGCACTTGGTGCAGATCCAGATAGCAATGGGAATGGTGGTATTCCGTTAAATGGACAAATTGCGCTTGCGAAATTATATAGTAAAGCGTTAAGTTCTTCAGAAGTATTAGCAGCATATAATGAGTTTTCTAACCGTACAAAGTTAGAAGAAGTAAATGCTTTATATGAAGAGCTTGGAAAAGTAAAAGAAGTGTTAGCTGGTACGTATGAGTTTGGTGATAAGCCAGGTCAATATTCAAAGGAAGCATTTCAAGAATTAGAGAAAAGCTATAATAATGCAAAGCAAGCATTTGAAAATGTAGGAAGTACTGGAGAGAAAATCGTTCAAGCGTATAACGAATTAAAAACAGCTAATGTGACATTTATACAATCTAAAGTAGTAGAACAACCGAAAACACCGAAAGAAAAATTACAAATCAATATTGAATCTGCAAAAGCAGTAGTGAAAAAAGCGCAATCTACAAATGTAACGGACGGTTCAGTGAAATCATTGAGTCAAAAAATTACAGTGGCAGAATCTGTGTTAAAAGATGCGAAAGTAAAAGATGCACAAGTAGAAACGATGAATCGTACGATGGAATATGCGATTTCACTCGTTGAAAAAAGCATAAACAAATAA
- a CDS encoding amino acid permease encodes MKSLLRKKPLSTESPRQLDRTLTALDLTFLGIGAVIGTGIFVLTGIVAAKHSGPGIMLSFLIAAFTCACVAFCYAEFASSIPVSGSVYTYAYMTVGEVVAFIVGWCLMLEYLLAVAAVAVGWSGYLQSLLQGFNIHLPAIIASAPGVGKGGLIDLPAVCILLLITGLLSFGIRESARINNIMVLIKLAVIIAFIVAGAKYVKPENWTPFIPFGYDGIITGAATVFFAFLGFDAIATAAEETKKPQRDLPIGIIGSLLICTVLYMIVSFVLTGMVPYTQLDVSDPVAFALHFVGEDTIAGLLAVGAMTGMTTVLLVVMYGQVRVSYAMSRDGLLPKALARVNKRVKVPLLNTWITGVVAALLAGLLDLHLLANLVNIGTLTAFTFVCCAVLILRKTHPDLKRGFRTPFVPALPVVAILCCLYLMINLSKTTWISFIAWLMVGLCFYFFYSRKHSHLATEKTSDAEKKA; translated from the coding sequence GTGAAGTCATTATTACGAAAAAAACCGCTTAGTACTGAATCACCACGGCAGTTAGATAGAACATTAACGGCACTCGATTTAACATTTTTAGGAATTGGCGCCGTAATTGGAACAGGTATTTTTGTATTAACAGGTATTGTCGCAGCAAAACATTCTGGTCCTGGTATTATGCTATCATTCCTTATTGCTGCATTTACTTGTGCTTGTGTAGCCTTTTGTTATGCCGAATTTGCTTCTTCTATTCCTGTCTCAGGAAGTGTGTATACTTACGCATACATGACAGTCGGAGAAGTCGTCGCCTTCATCGTCGGCTGGTGTTTAATGCTCGAATATTTACTTGCAGTCGCAGCAGTAGCTGTCGGTTGGTCTGGTTATTTACAATCTTTACTACAAGGATTTAACATCCATCTGCCCGCCATAATCGCCTCGGCACCTGGTGTAGGAAAAGGCGGCCTTATCGATTTACCGGCTGTTTGTATTTTACTACTCATTACGGGGCTTTTAAGTTTTGGCATACGCGAAAGCGCACGCATTAATAACATTATGGTTCTTATCAAGTTAGCTGTTATTATCGCCTTTATCGTAGCAGGCGCAAAATATGTAAAACCTGAAAATTGGACACCGTTCATTCCGTTCGGATACGACGGTATCATTACTGGAGCTGCCACTGTATTCTTCGCCTTCTTAGGATTTGATGCAATCGCAACCGCTGCAGAAGAAACGAAAAAACCACAGCGCGATTTACCAATTGGCATTATCGGTTCTCTTCTTATTTGTACTGTTTTATACATGATTGTATCTTTCGTTTTAACAGGTATGGTTCCATATACACAATTAGATGTTTCTGATCCAGTTGCGTTTGCCTTACATTTCGTTGGCGAAGATACAATTGCAGGACTACTCGCTGTTGGGGCGATGACTGGAATGACAACCGTTCTCCTAGTCGTTATGTACGGACAAGTTCGCGTTTCTTATGCGATGAGCCGCGATGGACTACTTCCAAAAGCGCTAGCACGTGTAAATAAAAGAGTAAAAGTCCCTTTATTAAACACATGGATCACTGGTGTTGTTGCTGCTTTATTAGCAGGACTTCTAGACCTACATCTACTAGCTAATTTAGTAAACATCGGTACGCTAACAGCCTTTACATTCGTTTGCTGCGCGGTACTTATTTTACGAAAAACACACCCTGACTTAAAACGCGGATTCCGCACACCTTTCGTACCTGCATTACCAGTTGTCGCGATTCTTTGCTGTTTATATTTAATGATTAATTTGTCTAAAACGACATGGATTAGCTTTATAGCTTGGCTTATGGTTGGCTTATGTTTCTATTTCTTCTACTCTAGAAAACATAGTCATTTAGCTACTGAAAAAACAAGTGATGCAGAGAAAAAAGCATAA
- a CDS encoding cation:proton antiporter: MDEGYQSTLDGENPLIKVKVGEDVMLFYFELVVILLCTKLAGDISVRLGQPSVLGKLIVGIIIGPAVLGIINSSELIDELSEIGVLLLMFMAGLETDLEELNRNLKSAFAVAMGGIIFPFLGGYLAGLAFGMLQSHAIFLGLLLCATSVSISVQTLRDLGKMNTRESTTILGAAVFDDVIVVILLAFVMSFLGTQDVNVTLVIAKKIIFFVSIVFISWKVVPWIMKMLVPLRVTEALISAALIICFSFSYYSEMMGIAGIIGAFAAGIAISQTEYKHEVEHKIEPIAYAIFVPVFFVSIGMEITFQGIGSQLWFIIIMTLIAIFTKLIGSGLGARLTGFNLQSSISIGAGMVSRGEVALIIAANGLAANLLAKENFTAIVIVVILTTIITPPLLKKYFV; the protein is encoded by the coding sequence ATGGACGAGGGTTACCAATCTACTTTGGATGGAGAAAACCCACTGATTAAAGTTAAAGTAGGAGAAGATGTTATGTTATTTTATTTTGAACTTGTCGTCATTTTACTTTGTACGAAATTAGCTGGTGATATTAGCGTAAGACTTGGCCAGCCCTCTGTACTTGGTAAATTAATTGTCGGTATTATTATCGGTCCGGCTGTGCTTGGTATTATTAATAGTTCTGAACTCATTGATGAACTGAGTGAAATTGGTGTTTTACTACTTATGTTTATGGCAGGGCTTGAAACAGATTTGGAAGAGTTAAATCGGAATTTGAAATCTGCATTCGCAGTAGCGATGGGAGGCATTATTTTCCCATTCCTTGGTGGATATTTAGCAGGACTTGCGTTTGGAATGTTACAGTCGCATGCAATCTTTTTAGGGTTATTACTTTGTGCCACTTCGGTTAGTATTTCTGTTCAAACACTAAGAGATTTAGGGAAAATGAATACGAGAGAAAGTACGACGATTTTAGGTGCAGCTGTATTTGATGATGTAATTGTTGTTATTTTATTAGCATTTGTGATGAGTTTCTTAGGTACACAAGATGTAAATGTAACGCTTGTCATTGCAAAGAAAATTATCTTTTTTGTAAGTATCGTTTTCATTTCTTGGAAAGTTGTTCCATGGATTATGAAAATGCTCGTACCACTTCGCGTAACAGAAGCATTAATTAGTGCGGCTCTTATTATTTGTTTCTCTTTTTCGTATTACAGTGAAATGATGGGAATCGCAGGTATTATTGGGGCTTTTGCAGCAGGGATTGCCATTTCTCAAACAGAGTACAAGCATGAAGTAGAACATAAAATTGAACCGATTGCTTATGCGATATTTGTACCAGTGTTCTTCGTAAGTATTGGAATGGAAATTACATTTCAAGGTATCGGAAGCCAGCTTTGGTTCATTATCATCATGACTCTTATTGCGATATTCACAAAGTTAATCGGATCAGGTTTAGGCGCAAGATTGACAGGATTCAACCTTCAATCTTCTATTAGTATCGGTGCAGGAATGGTTTCGCGCGGAGAAGTGGCGCTTATCATCGCAGCGAATGGACTTGCAGCGAATTTATTAGCGAAAGAAAATTTCACAGCGATTGTTATTGTTGTTATATTAACGACGATTATTACGCCGCCGCTTTTGAAGAAGTATTTTGTATAG
- a CDS encoding outer surface protein — MRLTKGKVIGVIILIALCIPFTAWKESKVKDFPVSIFSTYVEDENPKDYKYTAFVPDFVIWIHGWEKQRSEGEITSYKKGDRTVIVHHPPGDDGFYLFEARENK, encoded by the coding sequence GTGAGGCTTACGAAGGGGAAGGTTATAGGTGTAATCATACTTATTGCACTGTGTATACCATTTACTGCATGGAAAGAATCAAAAGTGAAAGATTTTCCGGTTTCTATTTTTTCTACTTATGTAGAAGACGAAAACCCGAAAGACTATAAGTACACTGCTTTTGTACCTGACTTTGTAATTTGGATACATGGATGGGAAAAACAGCGATCTGAAGGTGAAATAACGTCATATAAAAAAGGGGATCGAACTGTAATTGTTCACCATCCTCCTGGTGATGATGGTTTTTATCTTTTTGAAGCAAGAGAAAATAAGTGA
- a CDS encoding MurR/RpiR family transcriptional regulator, with product MKASTLLFKIESNMDQFSPAEKKVAMYIMENAEIVPNLTTKEVSTNAGASEASVVRFCKSIGIGSFKAFKIALVRELTIADYNINDFSVMNTEDGPYDLFNKVTYVNKAAIEASVTAIDKKELEKAADRIVNADKIIFYGVGGSATPAMDGAYKFTRLGFTAMMLSDFHMMLPLVTNLKEGDIFVAISTSGRTKDVLEMAQYAKRQGATVIAITKLDQSSPLYKEADIRLCMPDVEQDHRIASIASRMTQLNMIDALYVITFNRIGNKVLDQFMETREEALRLRKLK from the coding sequence GTGAAAGCTTCAACATTACTATTTAAAATTGAAAGTAATATGGATCAATTTTCACCAGCTGAAAAGAAGGTTGCCATGTACATAATGGAGAATGCAGAGATTGTTCCGAACTTAACGACGAAAGAAGTGTCAACGAATGCAGGCGCAAGTGAGGCGAGTGTTGTTCGCTTTTGTAAATCGATTGGAATCGGAAGCTTTAAGGCATTTAAAATTGCACTCGTTCGTGAATTAACGATTGCTGATTATAATATTAACGATTTTTCGGTGATGAATACGGAAGATGGCCCGTACGACTTGTTTAATAAAGTTACATATGTGAATAAAGCTGCAATTGAGGCGAGCGTTACGGCGATAGATAAGAAGGAACTTGAAAAAGCAGCAGATCGTATTGTAAATGCGGATAAAATTATATTTTACGGAGTCGGCGGATCAGCTACTCCAGCGATGGACGGGGCTTATAAATTTACAAGGCTCGGATTTACAGCGATGATGTTATCTGATTTTCATATGATGTTGCCGCTTGTGACGAATTTAAAAGAGGGCGATATATTTGTTGCGATTTCAACATCGGGTCGTACGAAAGATGTACTTGAAATGGCGCAATATGCGAAGAGACAAGGTGCAACTGTTATTGCGATTACAAAGCTTGATCAATCATCACCGTTATATAAAGAGGCCGATATTCGTCTTTGTATGCCAGATGTAGAGCAAGATCATCGTATTGCGAGTATTGCTTCGAGAATGACGCAATTGAATATGATTGATGCTTTATATGTAATTACTTTTAATCGTATTGGTAATAAAGTGCTGGATCAATTTATGGAGACAAGAGAAGAAGCTCTTCGGTTACGGAAGTTAAAATGA